A single genomic interval of Oncorhynchus tshawytscha isolate Ot180627B linkage group LG15, Otsh_v2.0, whole genome shotgun sequence harbors:
- the LOC112214796 gene encoding zinc finger translocation-associated protein isoform X2, whose translation MEEKETGESEPVVLPCAEQADSLSLIISGEEEATQEQSDLGHCSGEKDGLTNGQVGDDDKEEMVTPLWSPGTSYWSVTEGPDSPFLLSPIPGPSGRKEKVQCASRPGLSRIPGRDHRRYYHEYWRSEFLMDFDPRRHGMICMVCGSSLATLKLSTIKRHIRQKHPDSLLWSAADKEVIRSGWESHLSLEGGQRLYCPAGGVAAISQGQEEELLDCARHSTGKPGGMVSPKLQPRSPTPSPPPSVPLQQEELPGPSAKTLERYLNDSLHAWFRQEFLMEYQAEEGRLVCMVCGRPLPSLHLDHIKSHVLDIHPQSLVYSSEEKHCILQTWAQTHESDPLNDFIKSEPNTKDERDAGVDFSEDLKTIQIGSDTYAEDNDEALSEIQDVGVGVGGAPEMTSPILPLHQPRKRRLRGGFPWRLRLDYMVAYGPQGRGTFCMVCSQALPMAKVSSFRRHIQECHPETTSLAREERDAMAEAWTKEAPMEDNPAVQMKEVDPSDIVILPVAREMADNNNNQTTKMATTKAVKKEGVTTMPATPGRHGHYPGKDQRRNYQVRWRMEFLMDYDCRRHGLICMVCGATLATLKVSTIKRHIQQVHPHSLVYGPDERQQALLSYNQTALHFVHSDDCFSSQDHGHTALGQTTAGLFVR comes from the exons ATGGAAGAGAAAGAGACCGGGGAGAGCGAGCCTGTGGTCCTTCCGTGTGCTGAGCAGGCAGATTCTCTCTCATTAATAATAAGCGGAGAGGAGGAAGCGACGCAAGAGCAAAGTGACTTGGGACACTGTTCAGGAG AGAAGGACGGTCTGACCAATGGCCAGGTGGGCGATGATGACAAGGAAGAGATGGTGACCCCCCTTTGGTCCCCGGGCACCAGCTACTGGAGTGTCACCGAGGGTCCGGACTCCCCCTTCCTCCTTTCTCCCATCCCGGGCCCCTCTGGACGCAAAGAGAAGGTCCAATGCGCCTCCCGACCCGGCCTCAGCCGCATCCCGGGCAGGGATCATCGGCGCTATTACCACGAGTACTGGCGCAGCGAGTTCCTGATGGACTTTGACCCCCGTCGCCACGGCATGATCTGCATGGTGTGTGGGAGCTCGCTGGCCACGCTCAAACTCAGTACCATCAAGAGGCATATTAGACAGAAGCACCCAGACTCTCTGCTGTGGAGCGCGGCCGACAAGGAGGTGATCCGCTCGGGCTGGGAAAGCCACCTGAGTCTGGAGGGGGGCCAGAGGCTGTACTGTCCGGCCGGAGGGGTGGCCGCCATCTCccagggacaggaggaggagttGCTGGACTGTGCTCGCCATTCCACTG GAAAACCTGGTGGTATGGTGTCCCCCAAACTCCAGCCCCGGTCTCCGACCCCATCACCCCCTCCCTCAGTCCCCCTCCAGCAGGAAGAGCTCCCCGGGCCCTCTGCCAAGACCCTGGAGCGCTACCTGAACGACTCGCTCCACGCCTGGTTCCGACAGGAGTTCCTCATGGAGTACCAGGCGGAGGAGGGCAGGCTGGTGTGCATGGTGTGCGGCCGCCCGCTGCCCTCGCTCCACCTGGACCACATCAAGAGCCACGTGCTTGACATCCACCCCCAGTCGCTGGTCTACAGCTCGGAGGAGAAGCACTGCATCCTGCAGACTTGGGCCCAGACACATG AATCCGACCCTCTAAACGACTTCATCAAATCTGAGCCCAACACCAAAGACGAGAGAGATGCTGGGGTGGACTTCTCTGAAGACCTGAAGACAATTCAGATCGGCTCAGACACGTATGCAGAGGACAACGATGAGGCGTTATCCGAGATACAGGACGTGGGTGTTGGCGTTGGTGGAGCTCCAGAGATgacctctcccattctccctctccaccaaccCAGGAAGAGGCGTCTCCGTGGGGGCTTCCCCTGGCGGCTGCGCCTGGACTACATGGTGGCCTACGGACCCCAGGGTCGTGGCACCTTCTGCATGGTGTGCTCCCAGGCCCTGCCCATGGCCAAGGTGAGCAGCTTCCGCCGCCACATCCAGGAATGCCACCCTGAGACCACCAGCCTGGCCCGGGAGGAGAGGGATGCCATGGCCGAGGCCTGGACCAAAGAGGCTCCCATGGAAGACAACCCTGCCGTGCAGATGAAAGAAG TAGACCCCAGTGACATTGTCATTCTCCCTGTGGCGAGAGAGATggctgacaacaacaacaaccagacCACCAAGATGGCCACCACCAAGGCCGTAAAGAAGGAGGGGGTCACCACCATGCCTGCCACTCCGGGGCGCCACGGCCACTACCCGGGCAAGGACCAGCGGCGGAACTACCAGGTGCGCTGGAGGATGGAGTTTCTGATGGACTATGACTGCCGGAGACACGGGTTGATCTGTATGGTGTGCGGGGCAACGTTAGCCACTCTCAAAGTCAGCACCATCAAGAGACACATTCAACAGGTTCACCCTCATTCTCTGGTGTATGGCCCAGACGAGAGACAGCAGGCCCTGCTCAGCTACAACCAGACTGCCCTGCACTTCGTCCACTCGGATGACTGTTTCTCCTCACAAGACCACGGACACACGGCACTCGGACAGACGACTGCCGGCCTCTTTGTCCGCTAG
- the LOC112214796 gene encoding zinc finger translocation-associated protein isoform X1 yields MEEKETGESEPVVLPCAEQADSLSLIISGEEEATQEQSDLGHCSGEKDGLTNGQVGDDDKEEMVTPLWSPGTSYWSVTEGPDSPFLLSPIPGPSGRKEKVQCASRPGLSRIPGRDHRRYYHEYWRSEFLMDFDPRRHGMICMVCGSSLATLKLSTIKRHIRQKHPDSLLWSAADKEVIRSGWESHLSLEGGQRLYCPAGGVAAISQGQEEELLDCARHSTGKPGGMVSPKLQPRSPTPSPPPSVPLQQEELPGPSAKTLERYLNDSLHAWFRQEFLMEYQAEEGRLVCMVCGRPLPSLHLDHIKSHVLDIHPQSLVYSSEEKHCILQTWAQTHESDPLNDFIKSEPNTKDERDAGVDFSEDLKTIQIGSDTYAEDNDEALSEIQDVGVGVGGAPEMTSPILPLHQPRKRRLRGGFPWRLRLDYMVAYGPQGRGTFCMVCSQALPMAKVSSFRRHIQECHPETTSLAREERDAMAEAWTKEAPMEDNPAVQMKEEVDPSDIVILPVAREMADNNNNQTTKMATTKAVKKEGVTTMPATPGRHGHYPGKDQRRNYQVRWRMEFLMDYDCRRHGLICMVCGATLATLKVSTIKRHIQQVHPHSLVYGPDERQQALLSYNQTALHFVHSDDCFSSQDHGHTALGQTTAGLFVR; encoded by the exons ATGGAAGAGAAAGAGACCGGGGAGAGCGAGCCTGTGGTCCTTCCGTGTGCTGAGCAGGCAGATTCTCTCTCATTAATAATAAGCGGAGAGGAGGAAGCGACGCAAGAGCAAAGTGACTTGGGACACTGTTCAGGAG AGAAGGACGGTCTGACCAATGGCCAGGTGGGCGATGATGACAAGGAAGAGATGGTGACCCCCCTTTGGTCCCCGGGCACCAGCTACTGGAGTGTCACCGAGGGTCCGGACTCCCCCTTCCTCCTTTCTCCCATCCCGGGCCCCTCTGGACGCAAAGAGAAGGTCCAATGCGCCTCCCGACCCGGCCTCAGCCGCATCCCGGGCAGGGATCATCGGCGCTATTACCACGAGTACTGGCGCAGCGAGTTCCTGATGGACTTTGACCCCCGTCGCCACGGCATGATCTGCATGGTGTGTGGGAGCTCGCTGGCCACGCTCAAACTCAGTACCATCAAGAGGCATATTAGACAGAAGCACCCAGACTCTCTGCTGTGGAGCGCGGCCGACAAGGAGGTGATCCGCTCGGGCTGGGAAAGCCACCTGAGTCTGGAGGGGGGCCAGAGGCTGTACTGTCCGGCCGGAGGGGTGGCCGCCATCTCccagggacaggaggaggagttGCTGGACTGTGCTCGCCATTCCACTG GAAAACCTGGTGGTATGGTGTCCCCCAAACTCCAGCCCCGGTCTCCGACCCCATCACCCCCTCCCTCAGTCCCCCTCCAGCAGGAAGAGCTCCCCGGGCCCTCTGCCAAGACCCTGGAGCGCTACCTGAACGACTCGCTCCACGCCTGGTTCCGACAGGAGTTCCTCATGGAGTACCAGGCGGAGGAGGGCAGGCTGGTGTGCATGGTGTGCGGCCGCCCGCTGCCCTCGCTCCACCTGGACCACATCAAGAGCCACGTGCTTGACATCCACCCCCAGTCGCTGGTCTACAGCTCGGAGGAGAAGCACTGCATCCTGCAGACTTGGGCCCAGACACATG AATCCGACCCTCTAAACGACTTCATCAAATCTGAGCCCAACACCAAAGACGAGAGAGATGCTGGGGTGGACTTCTCTGAAGACCTGAAGACAATTCAGATCGGCTCAGACACGTATGCAGAGGACAACGATGAGGCGTTATCCGAGATACAGGACGTGGGTGTTGGCGTTGGTGGAGCTCCAGAGATgacctctcccattctccctctccaccaaccCAGGAAGAGGCGTCTCCGTGGGGGCTTCCCCTGGCGGCTGCGCCTGGACTACATGGTGGCCTACGGACCCCAGGGTCGTGGCACCTTCTGCATGGTGTGCTCCCAGGCCCTGCCCATGGCCAAGGTGAGCAGCTTCCGCCGCCACATCCAGGAATGCCACCCTGAGACCACCAGCCTGGCCCGGGAGGAGAGGGATGCCATGGCCGAGGCCTGGACCAAAGAGGCTCCCATGGAAGACAACCCTGCCGTGCAGATGAAAGAAG AAGTAGACCCCAGTGACATTGTCATTCTCCCTGTGGCGAGAGAGATggctgacaacaacaacaaccagacCACCAAGATGGCCACCACCAAGGCCGTAAAGAAGGAGGGGGTCACCACCATGCCTGCCACTCCGGGGCGCCACGGCCACTACCCGGGCAAGGACCAGCGGCGGAACTACCAGGTGCGCTGGAGGATGGAGTTTCTGATGGACTATGACTGCCGGAGACACGGGTTGATCTGTATGGTGTGCGGGGCAACGTTAGCCACTCTCAAAGTCAGCACCATCAAGAGACACATTCAACAGGTTCACCCTCATTCTCTGGTGTATGGCCCAGACGAGAGACAGCAGGCCCTGCTCAGCTACAACCAGACTGCCCTGCACTTCGTCCACTCGGATGACTGTTTCTCCTCACAAGACCACGGACACACGGCACTCGGACAGACGACTGCCGGCCTCTTTGTCCGCTAG